Below is a window of Drosophila willistoni isolate 14030-0811.24 chromosome XR unlocalized genomic scaffold, UCI_dwil_1.1 Seg144, whole genome shotgun sequence DNA.
GTCAGAAGGCTTCAGTAAACCATTTCAGGATCTAGTCTTAAGTATCaagttttagttaatttaaatCATGGCAAAATGAAATTGCCAAGAAAAGAGCTAGGGTATGCATTCATTGGTCATTCGTTTCTATAACTTTCTTTCGATCTCAAGTCAAGTTTTCTAATTTGTTTGGCAATTTACATGTATTGCACACGAAAGagtataaaatttgtttttgttgccactttttgttttttggtttgcatttatgcacacacacacataaatatgtatataatttgtaggtgttttttatttctccCTTTTTTTGTCCAATCATCAGCAACCTTTTTCCAGTTTTGTTATGCAAATACATAGATGGAGTGTTTGAGCAATCTGCAACTATATTGAGGAGAGACTTACGTAGCAGTTTTTTTCTGTTCCCCCCATTTACAAAATATCTATGTTAGGTCTTCCGCGCTCTGCAGATGCTTCATTTCTTGTTCGGCCGCCTTGGTTAAcagttgtgtgtgttttgatttgatttttttctgcatttttttctttgtgtgagtgtgtgtgtgtgtctctaaATCTCAAAAGATGCCTTCACAATGGGTAAGGAAAGGAGGCAATGGCAGTGGAGATAAGTCAACTGGTGGTGAATTGGACATTATTCCATACGATCTTAATAACAAATATGTGCAGTTTGTTATACTTATTCTGGCCTGCACGATATTGGGTTGTGCTCGTATAAATGCCTCCTATGCACCTGGCACCGTTGTGGACATACAATTGGGCGAAGCCGAGGTTgaacaattcaaatatataCCAACACGAGATGGCTATGAATTTGGGTAAGAAGCTGGTCAAGAGTTGTTTAGTCGAAGCCTGTGATTCATGATTTTCAACTTTAATTTACTGCTATTAGTTATACTCTTCCCAATGGCGCTCATCGGGATGAGGTGGCCAAAGTTCTTAGTGGCACATCGGCAGCTAAAGATCTGGAGAACGCAAATGAATTGGCTAGAAATCATCGCCCCTCACGTACCCAGGGTCTGAAGAATCGCAAACTTTCTGGCAAATCCTTATCCTCGTTGGCCGGTTAAATGAAGTTTTACAATTTTCTTTGCAAAATACTTTTTTCAACGAATTTATTATCATGTTTTAGttctctatatatttataagttaCCTATgaaaatcagaaaaaaaacaaaatcaaacaaacaaagaaacaaaaattgattCAACTGTTGATGATCGTTTTCTTTTGCTCCATCTaatctctctgtctcttgaAAACTCGTTTGTTAGGCaacaaaaaggcaacaaagttacaagcaaacaaattattataatgATGTGTGAAGGTGGGGGCAACGGAAGATTTGagatttaattataattatgccTGTAACTTTCAAAAACCAGTTTATCCCAAAAGTAGGTACTATACAAATTACATAAGTTATCATTTTCCATTAATACATATTTAGACTGAGTAGAGAAAGGGGTATCTAAAAATAATGAAGACATTTAACATTCTAACTGCAAAACAAAAGTTGActtgcaaatgcaaatgttttatttatttgtcaaTACACAATGGAATTTCGGGAACTAAATTCTCTATCAATGAGTCGTGAGAAAgccggttttttttttgttttggcatcgttccattaaatcaaaataaaataagtacTTCATCAAAAATGATTCTTTCCCAAGGATTAGATGAAAACCTCTGAACAACGTCAGATATTTTTTGGATAGGTTTTCTTTATATACCATTTCTTTTTAGGGaagaattataaaaattattctattttttgcatgctttttttttaccaaattgaacaaaacaaatatcaaagaagcagTAAGCTTCTATGCCAAAGTTGAAATACCCTTGCCGTCCTTGAAGATCATATGTTTCATTTTCTGTAATTTAATTCATCAAagttcctttttattttgcta
It encodes the following:
- the LOC6639256 gene encoding uncharacterized protein LOC6639256; translated protein: MPSQWVRKGGNGSGDKSTGGELDIIPYDLNNKYVQFVILILACTILGCARINASYAPGTVVDIQLGEAEVEQFKYIPTRDGYEFGYTLPNGAHRDEVAKVLSGTSAAKDLENANELARNHRPSRTQGLKNRKLSGKSLSSLAG